The following are encoded in a window of Roseimaritima ulvae genomic DNA:
- a CDS encoding methyltransferase family protein yields MLLGLFILTATLLSGVIGILAYSVRRPSKRIWPPPAQQAWQYYFVWLLTLLSFGGLIAVGLLDWNSLRWPAAIRWPVGVAMIVGGNALAWAGVRQLSLKTTSGSKGPLITGGLYRYSRNPQYIGDIAIICGWAILSASAFTIPLCLGGIVAFVLTPFAEESWLEKLHGDDYREYCNRVGRFFGRRR; encoded by the coding sequence ATGCTATTAGGTCTATTCATTTTGACCGCGACCCTGCTCAGCGGAGTCATTGGGATTCTCGCGTATTCTGTCAGGCGGCCATCAAAACGCATCTGGCCGCCACCGGCACAACAGGCGTGGCAGTACTACTTTGTTTGGCTTCTGACGCTTCTCTCATTCGGCGGTTTGATTGCGGTTGGCCTGCTCGATTGGAATAGCCTCCGCTGGCCTGCTGCCATTCGCTGGCCAGTTGGCGTGGCGATGATTGTCGGAGGAAATGCCCTCGCATGGGCCGGAGTTCGGCAATTGAGCTTGAAGACAACCTCGGGCAGCAAAGGACCGCTGATAACCGGCGGACTTTATCGGTACAGCCGCAACCCGCAATACATTGGCGACATCGCCATCATCTGTGGCTGGGCGATCCTTTCCGCCTCGGCATTTACGATCCCGTTATGTCTAGGTGGAATCGTGGCGTTCGTGCTCACGCCCTTCGCCGAAGAATCGTGGCTTGAGAAACTTCATGGGGACGACTACCGAGAGTATTGCAATCGCGTCGGTCGTTTTTTCGGACGCCGTCGTTGA
- a CDS encoding heavy metal translocating P-type ATPase, which translates to MSDGNNMELKIFGMDCAEEVALIKRELKPLLGGDERLGFDLLNARLTIDLDGVDVTAGDVLAAIERTGLEAKRWENVGQSSDKKSFWESHQRAMMTATSGAFGGIGLVVHLLSGGFDDDVATRAMACYLVGILAALYLVLPKAWRSLLTLRPDMNLLMSIAVVGAIAIGEWFEGATVAFLFSLSLLLESWSIGRARRAIASLMDLTPPIAHLRDESGEVRDVPPADVPVGSTLVIRPGEKIPLDGELVGGNSDVNQAPITGESVPVEKQVGDELFAGTINGDGLLEMRSTRAAEDTTLARIIQMVGDAGSKRAPSERWVEKFAAVYTPLVLAGALLMLLLPPLLLGQSWSVWMYRSLVLLVIACPCALVISTPVSVVAALAAAARQGILVKGGVFIELPGKLVAIAMDKTGTLTKGAPEVIDVVPMNGHDEEDLLMRAGALELNSNHPLARAIVDETKKRGMTMPPAESFETIQGKGATGVINGKSYWLGSHRYLEQRRHETPEVHQQLEAMQEAGRTVVVVGNDEHVCGFITLADAIREETREAIKALHQVGVKLIVMLTGDNEGTAQAIGKEAGIDEVHAELLPEDKVKAVEDLVSRYEHVAMIGDGVNDAPALARASLGLAMGAAGSDAAIETADIALMSDDLSKLPWLIKHSRRTLSIIRQNIWFSLAIKALFVVLTLMGLASLWAAIASDMGASLLVIANGLRLLRS; encoded by the coding sequence ATGAGTGATGGCAACAACATGGAGCTAAAGATTTTCGGCATGGACTGCGCCGAAGAAGTCGCGCTGATCAAACGGGAATTGAAGCCGCTGCTCGGTGGTGATGAGCGTCTGGGTTTCGACTTACTCAACGCCCGCCTGACGATCGATCTCGACGGCGTTGACGTTACCGCCGGTGACGTGCTGGCCGCGATCGAGCGGACAGGGTTGGAGGCCAAGAGATGGGAGAACGTGGGTCAGTCATCCGACAAAAAATCTTTTTGGGAGAGCCATCAACGCGCGATGATGACCGCAACCAGCGGCGCATTCGGTGGAATCGGTCTGGTGGTTCATCTACTCTCGGGCGGCTTCGATGACGATGTCGCGACGCGTGCGATGGCTTGCTATCTTGTGGGCATATTGGCAGCTCTGTACTTGGTGCTGCCGAAAGCCTGGCGGTCGCTGCTCACCTTGCGCCCTGACATGAACTTATTGATGTCGATCGCGGTAGTCGGAGCGATCGCGATCGGCGAATGGTTTGAGGGGGCGACGGTCGCATTCTTGTTTTCTTTATCGTTGCTACTGGAATCATGGAGCATCGGTCGGGCGAGACGGGCGATCGCTTCGCTGATGGACCTGACGCCGCCAATCGCTCACCTGCGCGACGAATCCGGTGAAGTTCGCGACGTCCCGCCCGCGGACGTTCCGGTCGGATCAACGCTCGTGATTCGTCCCGGCGAGAAAATCCCTCTCGATGGCGAACTCGTCGGCGGCAACAGCGACGTCAATCAAGCACCGATCACCGGTGAAAGCGTGCCGGTCGAAAAGCAGGTCGGGGACGAATTGTTCGCGGGCACGATCAATGGAGACGGCTTGCTGGAGATGCGGAGCACCAGAGCGGCGGAGGATACAACGCTGGCCCGCATCATTCAAATGGTCGGCGACGCCGGATCGAAGCGGGCGCCGTCAGAGAGATGGGTCGAGAAATTCGCAGCGGTCTACACTCCGCTGGTGCTGGCAGGCGCTCTGTTGATGCTTCTTCTTCCGCCGTTACTACTCGGACAGTCTTGGTCGGTTTGGATGTATCGGTCGCTCGTGTTGTTGGTCATCGCTTGTCCGTGTGCTCTGGTCATCTCGACGCCCGTCTCGGTAGTTGCTGCGTTGGCCGCAGCGGCTCGCCAAGGAATCCTGGTCAAAGGAGGCGTGTTCATCGAACTGCCCGGAAAGCTGGTCGCGATCGCGATGGACAAGACCGGCACGCTGACCAAGGGAGCCCCGGAAGTGATCGACGTCGTGCCGATGAACGGACATGACGAAGAAGATTTGCTGATGCGTGCCGGAGCCTTGGAGCTGAATAGCAACCATCCGCTCGCACGAGCCATCGTTGATGAGACCAAGAAACGCGGCATGACGATGCCACCAGCCGAATCGTTTGAGACGATTCAAGGCAAGGGCGCGACCGGGGTCATTAATGGTAAAAGCTACTGGCTCGGTTCGCATCGCTATCTGGAACAACGCAGACATGAGACACCGGAGGTTCATCAGCAACTCGAAGCGATGCAAGAGGCCGGTCGAACCGTGGTGGTGGTCGGCAATGACGAGCACGTTTGCGGCTTCATCACGCTGGCCGATGCGATCCGCGAAGAGACTCGCGAGGCGATCAAGGCGTTGCACCAAGTTGGCGTCAAGCTAATCGTGATGCTAACGGGCGACAACGAAGGCACAGCCCAAGCGATCGGCAAAGAAGCCGGTATCGACGAAGTCCATGCGGAATTGTTACCCGAAGACAAGGTCAAGGCCGTCGAGGATCTCGTTTCGCGTTACGAGCACGTTGCAATGATCGGCGACGGCGTCAACGATGCACCCGCACTAGCTCGGGCTTCGTTGGGACTCGCAATGGGCGCAGCAGGCAGTGACGCGGCGATTGAAACAGCGGACATCGCGTTAATGTCGGACGACCTATCCAAGTTGCCTTGGTTGATCAAACACTCTCGGCGAACGCTGTCGATTATTCGCCAGAACATCTGGTTCTCACTGGCGATCAAGGCGTTGTTCGTCGTGCTGACCCTGATGGGACTGGCATCGCTGTGGGCCGCCATCGCCTCCGACATGGGAGCCTCCCTGTTGGTGATCGCCAATGGATTACGGCTTCTACGCAGTTGA
- a CDS encoding cation diffusion facilitator family transporter has protein sequence MSDNRTKLIRKGRNVEIASLIYNIIEVAISLTAGFMTGSSALISWGVDSIVEANSAAFMIWQLNGVAKGIDERAKRKRKKIALGVLSTAFTIAVLFICYEAISKFISQDAASMSWWGIGILLVSLVVNPTLAWGKHHYGKKTDSATLKYDAIDTMICEYQTIVVLVGIGLVQWQGWWWADPLAALLIVPYVAWEAYESGRDAWRVQIDEDHDNE, from the coding sequence ATGAGCGATAACCGAACCAAGTTGATTCGCAAAGGCCGCAACGTCGAGATTGCCAGCTTGATCTACAACATCATCGAGGTGGCTATCTCACTGACGGCTGGGTTCATGACGGGCAGTTCGGCATTGATCAGTTGGGGCGTTGACAGCATCGTCGAAGCGAATTCCGCCGCGTTTATGATTTGGCAGTTAAACGGCGTAGCCAAAGGAATCGACGAGCGAGCGAAGCGGAAGCGAAAAAAGATCGCGTTGGGTGTACTATCGACTGCGTTTACGATCGCGGTCCTTTTCATCTGCTACGAGGCGATCAGCAAGTTCATCAGCCAAGACGCTGCATCGATGTCATGGTGGGGCATAGGCATTTTGCTGGTGTCGTTGGTGGTCAACCCGACGCTGGCGTGGGGCAAGCATCACTATGGAAAGAAGACAGATTCGGCGACGCTGAAATACGACGCCATCGACACGATGATTTGCGAGTACCAGACCATTGTCGTCTTGGTCGGCATTGGGCTGGTTCAGTGGCAAGGTTGGTGGTGGGCCGATCCACTCGCTGCGCTATTGATTGTTCCCTATGTCGCTTGGGAAGCCTACGAGTCAGGTCGTGACGCATGGCGGGTTCAAATCGACGAAGACCACGACAATGAGTGA
- a CDS encoding cytochrome P450, with product MSELPIETNLDSTLALARDPYRFISSRCETLNTDAFETRLLLQKVICIRGEEAAKVFYDTSRFSRVGVAPSRIAKTLFGRGGVQGMDGKAHCHRKMMFMSLLTEDKIGGLTQLARNIWNRRVLQWSRKDRVVLYRQAQEVLTEAVCQWAGVPLDPADVARRTSELVALFDYAGNIGPKHWWARLARKRNEAWLRGIIKQIRTGTYQPPEDTAAFIVANHRDLDGNLLDAQIAAVELNNILRPTVAVSVYIVQCAHALHEHPVIREQLADGSPDDLHCFVQEVRRYYPFFPFAGAKAKESFEWQGYHFPSGRKVLLDLYGTNHDPRIWDRPDEFDPERFREWDGNPFTLIPQGGGDHYENHRCPGEWIAIEQMKVASDLLVSGCVYDVPAQDLQIAMTRLPAIPAEHFVMTNARSAGRNG from the coding sequence ATGAGTGAATTGCCTATTGAAACTAATCTGGACAGCACACTCGCACTCGCACGCGATCCCTACCGATTCATATCGTCGCGATGTGAGACGCTCAACACCGATGCATTTGAGACTCGGCTGCTGCTGCAAAAGGTGATCTGCATTCGAGGCGAGGAAGCCGCCAAGGTTTTCTACGATACCTCGCGTTTCTCCCGTGTCGGTGTCGCTCCGTCACGAATCGCAAAAACGCTGTTCGGCCGTGGCGGCGTGCAGGGCATGGACGGCAAAGCACACTGCCATCGCAAGATGATGTTCATGTCGTTGCTGACCGAAGACAAAATCGGTGGACTTACTCAACTCGCTCGCAACATTTGGAACCGTCGAGTGTTGCAATGGTCACGAAAAGATCGGGTGGTACTTTACCGGCAGGCTCAAGAGGTTCTGACCGAAGCGGTGTGCCAATGGGCGGGCGTGCCGCTCGATCCCGCCGATGTGGCTCGAAGGACTAGCGAGCTGGTAGCACTTTTCGACTATGCGGGTAACATCGGCCCAAAGCATTGGTGGGCGCGGCTGGCCCGAAAACGCAATGAAGCTTGGCTGCGTGGAATTATCAAACAAATTCGTACTGGAACCTATCAACCTCCCGAAGACACTGCCGCGTTCATCGTCGCCAACCATCGCGATCTCGATGGAAACTTGCTCGATGCTCAAATCGCTGCGGTCGAGCTAAATAACATCCTGCGTCCAACCGTTGCGGTTTCGGTTTACATCGTCCAGTGTGCGCACGCCTTACACGAGCATCCCGTGATTCGCGAACAGCTTGCCGATGGCTCCCCCGATGATTTGCATTGCTTCGTCCAAGAGGTCCGGCGTTACTACCCATTTTTTCCGTTTGCCGGAGCGAAGGCTAAAGAATCGTTCGAGTGGCAGGGTTACCACTTTCCCAGCGGACGCAAGGTACTGCTGGATTTATACGGTACCAACCATGATCCACGTATCTGGGATCGACCGGACGAGTTCGATCCAGAGCGTTTCCGCGAATGGGACGGCAACCCGTTTACACTGATACCTCAAGGCGGAGGCGATCACTACGAAAACCATCGTTGCCCCGGTGAATGGATCGCGATCGAGCAAATGAAAGTGGCATCAGATTTGCTGGTCAGTGGATGCGTTTACGATGTACCGGCACAAGACTTACAAATTGCGATGACTCGCCTTCCCGCAATTCCTGCCGAACATTTTGTCATGACAAACGCCCGATCGGCTGGAAGAAATGGATGA
- a CDS encoding thioredoxin family protein: MRFANHHYSTRTLVVLVLLAAGCTRDSSPENDTASLNDNDPVQLTDETFQSEVIESELPALVDMWAPWCQPCIAMKPTVRELASELSGRVKVAELNIEQNPFIKEKYDIDKYPTLLIFVDGIEVQRLVGTQSREELLEALSDHLVEEGSR; the protein is encoded by the coding sequence ATGCGATTTGCGAATCACCACTACTCCACGAGGACTCTTGTCGTTCTTGTTTTGCTCGCCGCCGGATGCACCCGCGATTCGTCGCCGGAGAATGACACCGCATCCTTGAATGACAACGATCCCGTACAATTGACCGACGAGACTTTTCAAAGTGAGGTCATCGAAAGCGAGCTTCCTGCATTGGTCGACATGTGGGCACCTTGGTGTCAGCCTTGCATCGCCATGAAGCCGACGGTTCGTGAACTTGCATCAGAGTTGTCGGGCAGGGTGAAAGTTGCAGAGCTGAATATAGAACAAAACCCGTTCATCAAAGAGAAATACGACATCGACAAATATCCAACGCTGCTAATATTCGTTGACGGAATCGAGGTGCAAAGACTTGTTGGGACGCAAAGCCGCGAAGAGTTGTTGGAAGCTCTATCGGATCATTTGGTGGAAGAGGGATCAAGATGA
- a CDS encoding heavy-metal-associated domain-containing protein, translated as MLPERKLKLKMYRTPLCLALAFALAVCMMTQSRVASATDAVNASTTKTTVTLKVLTCESCAKKVAEKLTEVRGVGSVKTDVKSKTAIIVPKRSATLSPLQLWEAIEKAGKEPVKLEGPSGTFKCKPKQ; from the coding sequence TTGTTACCTGAACGGAAACTGAAACTGAAAATGTACCGTACCCCCCTTTGCCTTGCCCTGGCGTTCGCTCTTGCCGTTTGCATGATGACCCAAAGCCGTGTTGCCAGTGCCACCGATGCCGTTAACGCATCGACGACCAAAACCACCGTCACCTTGAAGGTTCTCACCTGTGAGAGCTGTGCCAAGAAAGTGGCGGAGAAATTGACCGAAGTGCGCGGTGTCGGCAGCGTCAAGACTGATGTTAAGTCCAAGACCGCGATCATCGTCCCCAAGCGCAGCGCGACGCTGTCGCCGCTCCAGTTGTGGGAAGCGATCGAAAAAGCTGGTAAGGAACCCGTGAAGCTCGAAGGCCCGAGCGGAACATTTAAGTGCAAGCCGAAGCAATAG
- a CDS encoding RND transporter — MKMNWMKDFHGLSLAGLAAAAVVFSGCSKSDVATEPGDSEPVAATNVDLSHGGWWCVEHGVPEGECARCDKTLVAEFKEKGDWCDEHDRPESQCFICSPKRAEKFVARYEAKTGHQPPEPTE, encoded by the coding sequence GTGAAGATGAATTGGATGAAAGACTTTCATGGGCTATCGCTGGCCGGATTGGCCGCTGCCGCCGTGGTATTTTCCGGTTGCAGCAAAAGCGACGTCGCCACCGAACCCGGTGATTCGGAACCGGTGGCGGCAACCAATGTGGATCTCAGCCACGGCGGTTGGTGGTGTGTCGAACACGGCGTGCCCGAGGGCGAGTGTGCTCGATGCGACAAAACCTTGGTGGCCGAGTTCAAAGAGAAGGGCGATTGGTGCGACGAGCACGACCGTCCCGAGTCGCAGTGCTTCATTTGCAGCCCCAAACGCGCCGAAAAATTTGTCGCACGTTACGAAGCGAAGACCGGTCACCAACCGCCCGAACCCACCGAGTAA
- a CDS encoding efflux RND transporter permease subunit: protein MLNYLIDFSLKHRALVILAALLFAGVGAFSLQQLDIDAFPDTTPVQIQINTVAPSLASEEIERQITFPVEQAISGLPGLHELRSISKFGLSQVVVIFDDGIDIYFARQLINERLSTVELPDGIQRPQMGPVSTGLGEVFHYVLVYDGVDFSKVAQQERIKRMTELRTIHDWVVKPQLRSVRGVAEVNSWGGYEKQYQIRLQPDLLVKYGLTFEQVSEAIEANNENVGGGTVTDGSEMLLVHGVGRTVNLEEIKDVVITAKDGVPIRIRDVAKVQIGHEIRRGAVTANGRGEAVLGLGFMLMGENSHDVTWAIKKKIASIQETLPAGVRIQTVYDRTELIDHVIHTVQKNLFEGGLLVIAVLFIFLGNLRAGLIVAAAIPLSMLFAFSGMLKFGIAASLLSLGAIDFGLVVDSSVVMIENCVRHLAHNRDGKSRLEIIREAAVEVRKPTMFGELIIMIVYLPILTLEGIEGKLFRPMALTVIMALAGSMVLSLTLMPVLASLFLPTNIQEKEPLLIRVLKRLYAPVLRFTMHHKTFVIGAALLLLVSVFGLVAPNLGSEFVPRLSEGAITINVVRLAGTTLEESMRYNTQMEQVLLDKFPDEVAQVWSRIGTAEVATDPMGTELTDLFLTLHPRERWTRAETQEELVIKVQEELRDLPGPRLAMSQPIEMRMNEMISGVRSDVAAILYGDDLDLMVEKASEIERALNAIPGSEDVKVEQVSGQPVLQIRVKQDEIARYGVSASTIMNLVRSLGSHHVGEVYEGQLRFPLIIRLPEKTRANPDAIRQILVATPSGERIPLSRLATIEKVEGPNTIKRDWYQRRITIEANVRGRDLGSFVAEAQRTIDEKVQLPPGRYRVEWGGQFENLQRAQLRLMIVVPIALLMILSLLYMTYRNWIDSLRVFTGVPFAWIGGVLALWVRDMPFSISAAVGFIALSGVAVLDDMLLVSTIRQLRRRGRSLDEAVEEAAMTRLRPILMTTLVASLGFLPMAFSTGMGAEVQRPLATVVIGGVCSAMIMSLLVLRVLYVVFNLPVEKLDGDGGDDDGHQLDPNDPTDPESEQSSDSDETFESQNLPERLTV, encoded by the coding sequence ATGCTAAACTACTTAATTGACTTCTCGCTCAAACACCGCGCGTTGGTCATCTTGGCCGCGTTGTTGTTCGCTGGCGTTGGTGCGTTCTCGCTCCAGCAACTCGACATTGACGCGTTCCCGGATACGACTCCGGTTCAGATTCAAATCAACACGGTCGCCCCTTCGCTCGCGTCCGAAGAGATCGAACGCCAGATTACGTTTCCGGTCGAGCAAGCAATCAGCGGATTACCTGGTCTGCATGAGTTACGTTCGATTTCAAAGTTCGGCCTGTCTCAAGTCGTCGTGATCTTTGACGATGGCATCGATATCTACTTCGCCCGACAACTGATCAACGAACGGCTTTCTACTGTCGAGTTGCCCGATGGAATTCAACGACCGCAGATGGGGCCGGTTTCGACGGGACTGGGCGAAGTTTTTCATTATGTCCTGGTTTACGACGGCGTTGATTTTTCCAAGGTCGCACAACAAGAACGCATCAAGCGGATGACGGAATTGCGGACGATCCACGACTGGGTGGTGAAGCCCCAATTGCGTTCGGTACGCGGCGTTGCGGAGGTCAATAGTTGGGGTGGATACGAGAAACAGTATCAGATTCGACTGCAACCGGACTTGTTGGTGAAGTATGGACTGACGTTCGAGCAAGTTAGCGAAGCCATCGAAGCGAACAATGAGAATGTGGGCGGTGGAACGGTTACCGACGGCAGCGAAATGCTACTGGTCCACGGCGTCGGTCGAACGGTTAATCTGGAAGAGATCAAAGATGTCGTGATCACCGCGAAGGACGGCGTACCGATTCGTATTCGCGATGTGGCGAAGGTGCAGATCGGACACGAAATCCGGCGTGGGGCGGTCACGGCAAATGGACGTGGCGAGGCGGTTTTGGGGCTGGGATTCATGTTGATGGGCGAAAACAGTCACGATGTGACTTGGGCCATCAAAAAAAAGATCGCCAGTATTCAAGAGACACTTCCAGCGGGCGTTCGGATTCAAACGGTTTACGACCGCACCGAATTGATCGACCACGTGATTCACACCGTTCAAAAGAACCTCTTTGAAGGTGGTCTGCTGGTGATTGCGGTGTTGTTCATCTTTTTGGGAAACCTGCGAGCGGGCTTGATCGTTGCAGCGGCGATCCCATTGTCGATGCTGTTTGCATTTTCGGGGATGTTGAAGTTCGGCATCGCCGCCAGTCTGCTCAGTCTCGGCGCTATCGACTTTGGGTTGGTCGTCGATAGCTCGGTCGTAATGATCGAGAACTGCGTGAGGCATCTGGCTCACAACCGGGACGGCAAAAGTCGGCTGGAGATCATTCGCGAGGCGGCCGTCGAAGTTCGCAAGCCGACGATGTTTGGCGAGCTGATCATCATGATCGTCTACTTGCCGATCCTGACGCTCGAAGGAATCGAAGGCAAACTGTTTCGACCGATGGCGTTGACCGTCATCATGGCGTTGGCCGGTTCGATGGTCTTGTCGCTCACCCTGATGCCGGTCTTGGCCAGTCTATTCTTACCGACGAACATTCAAGAGAAAGAGCCCCTGTTGATCCGCGTGCTCAAGCGACTCTATGCACCGGTTCTTCGGTTCACGATGCATCACAAGACCTTCGTCATCGGTGCGGCACTGTTACTGCTGGTCAGTGTGTTTGGCTTGGTTGCACCGAACCTTGGCAGCGAGTTTGTACCGCGACTTTCCGAAGGTGCGATCACGATCAACGTCGTGCGTTTGGCAGGGACAACGCTGGAAGAATCCATGCGATACAACACGCAAATGGAACAAGTGCTGCTTGATAAGTTTCCTGATGAGGTGGCGCAGGTTTGGAGCCGCATCGGTACGGCGGAAGTTGCGACCGATCCGATGGGAACTGAACTGACCGATTTGTTCTTGACTCTGCATCCGCGAGAACGATGGACGAGGGCGGAGACACAGGAAGAGTTGGTCATCAAGGTTCAGGAGGAACTTCGAGACCTGCCCGGACCACGATTGGCGATGTCCCAGCCGATTGAGATGCGAATGAATGAAATGATTTCGGGTGTTCGGTCGGATGTCGCGGCGATCCTCTATGGCGACGATCTTGATTTGATGGTCGAAAAGGCAAGCGAAATCGAACGGGCGCTCAACGCCATTCCCGGCAGCGAAGACGTCAAGGTCGAACAGGTGTCTGGCCAACCAGTTTTGCAAATTCGTGTCAAACAAGATGAGATCGCGCGCTACGGAGTGTCGGCCAGCACGATCATGAATCTTGTCCGCTCGTTGGGCAGTCATCACGTCGGCGAAGTGTACGAAGGGCAACTGCGTTTCCCACTGATTATTCGCTTGCCGGAAAAGACGCGCGCTAACCCAGACGCGATCCGTCAAATTTTAGTGGCGACGCCTTCGGGTGAACGCATCCCTTTGTCTCGCTTAGCCACGATCGAGAAGGTTGAGGGGCCGAACACAATCAAGCGCGATTGGTATCAACGGCGAATCACGATCGAAGCGAATGTCCGTGGGCGCGATCTGGGTAGTTTCGTCGCTGAAGCCCAACGCACGATTGACGAGAAGGTTCAACTGCCACCGGGACGCTACCGCGTCGAGTGGGGGGGCCAATTTGAAAACCTGCAACGCGCTCAATTGCGGTTGATGATCGTCGTTCCCATCGCCTTGTTGATGATCCTTTCGCTGCTTTATATGACGTATCGGAACTGGATTGACTCGCTGCGAGTGTTCACCGGCGTTCCGTTCGCTTGGATTGGCGGTGTGCTGGCACTATGGGTTCGCGATATGCCGTTTTCGATTTCGGCTGCTGTTGGATTCATTGCTTTGTCAGGCGTTGCGGTGCTGGACGACATGTTGCTGGTTTCAACGATCCGGCAGCTCCGACGACGTGGTCGTTCGCTCGATGAAGCTGTCGAAGAAGCCGCGATGACAAGACTCCGTCCGATCCTGATGACAACGCTCGTCGCCAGCCTTGGTTTCTTGCCGATGGCGTTCAGTACCGGCATGGGTGCGGAAGTGCAACGGCCGTTGGCAACGGTGGTGATCGGCGGCGTGTGTAGCGCAATGATTATGAGCCTGCTTGTTTTACGAGTGCTCTATGTGGTCTTCAACCTGCCGGTTGAAAAGCTTGACGGTGATGGTGGAGATGATGACGGTCATCAACTCGACCCCAACGACCCGACCGACCCAGAGTCGGAGCAGTCATCGGATTCAGACGAAACGTTTGAATCCCAGAATCTGCCCGAGCGGCTGACGGTCTAA
- a CDS encoding efflux RND transporter periplasmic adaptor subunit, giving the protein MNHPLADPPRKSPRQQPVGLPADEHNVPSIETEINQGPKSKPRGPIRRHISLVLGSIGPTLVLVGFAAVFWFGHHNDWRIPKFAELIGDGEPIVDDWCEEHAVPESICVECDPTLMAKGPDYGWCSVHGVHNCTLDHPDVAQLKETPKVPAEDLERAARALMIAPRKENNSACEVYQSRIQFASIESVQQAGVDVELAERAPVTESIAGNGEIIYDPTRQASMASRVPGSVWKVTKNVGDPVEVGEVLAVIDAAEVGEIKTTLLRALAEQKLQQQNVSRLNSARAAIAGSRLLDAEAALAKAQADVLAAEQSLRNLGLPADVGELQGLSEQQVLDRLRLLGIPDELRAQLNSRTVTSNLLPIRSPIQGVVVQRSVAAGEVVDPTRILFQVADVRQMWLTLNIPLENTEQLMIGQPVEFRADGSREVVTGTLDWISTSADNTTRMLQVRAVLDNSDGLLRNETFGMGQVILRREPDAVVIPTGSSHWEGCCQVVFVRDKNYFASPDSYKVFHVRSVRLGAVNGNVTEIISGVLPGEVIATDGSDVLRAQLLKNKLGAGCDCVAE; this is encoded by the coding sequence ATGAATCATCCGCTCGCCGATCCGCCGAGGAAAAGTCCTCGGCAACAACCAGTGGGGCTGCCCGCCGATGAGCACAACGTTCCTTCCATCGAAACTGAAATCAATCAGGGTCCAAAATCAAAACCTCGTGGTCCCATTCGACGGCACATCTCATTGGTGCTAGGCAGCATTGGACCGACATTGGTTCTGGTCGGTTTCGCCGCCGTGTTTTGGTTTGGGCATCACAACGACTGGCGAATTCCCAAATTCGCCGAGCTGATCGGTGATGGCGAGCCGATTGTCGATGATTGGTGTGAAGAACATGCGGTGCCGGAGTCCATTTGTGTCGAGTGTGATCCAACGTTAATGGCCAAAGGGCCTGATTACGGTTGGTGCAGCGTCCACGGCGTCCACAACTGCACGCTCGACCATCCCGATGTTGCCCAGCTCAAAGAAACGCCTAAGGTTCCGGCGGAAGACTTGGAACGTGCGGCTCGTGCATTGATGATTGCGCCTCGCAAAGAAAACAATAGTGCTTGCGAGGTTTACCAGTCACGCATCCAGTTCGCTTCGATCGAGTCGGTACAACAGGCTGGCGTCGATGTTGAACTGGCCGAGCGTGCCCCGGTCACCGAGTCGATCGCTGGCAACGGCGAAATCATTTACGACCCCACGCGACAGGCAAGTATGGCGTCGCGGGTCCCGGGAAGCGTTTGGAAGGTCACGAAGAACGTGGGGGATCCGGTAGAGGTCGGTGAAGTTCTGGCGGTGATTGATGCGGCGGAAGTCGGTGAGATCAAGACAACCCTGTTGCGGGCGTTGGCGGAGCAGAAACTTCAACAGCAGAACGTTTCGCGGCTTAACAGCGCTCGGGCCGCGATTGCCGGTTCGCGACTGTTAGATGCGGAAGCGGCGTTGGCGAAAGCTCAGGCGGACGTCTTGGCGGCGGAGCAATCACTGCGGAATTTGGGACTGCCAGCCGACGTCGGTGAGTTGCAGGGCCTATCGGAACAACAGGTGCTCGATCGTTTGCGATTGCTAGGGATTCCCGACGAGCTTCGGGCGCAGTTGAACAGTCGAACCGTCACCTCGAACCTGCTGCCGATTCGATCGCCAATCCAAGGTGTCGTGGTTCAACGGAGTGTTGCCGCGGGCGAAGTCGTCGATCCGACGCGGATTCTTTTTCAGGTCGCCGACGTTCGACAAATGTGGCTGACGTTGAATATTCCACTGGAAAACACAGAGCAGTTGATGATCGGTCAGCCTGTCGAGTTTCGCGCCGACGGGAGCCGCGAAGTCGTCACCGGAACGTTGGATTGGATTAGCACTTCGGCGGACAACACGACGCGGATGTTGCAAGTTCGAGCCGTGCTGGACAACTCCGACGGACTTCTTCGCAACGAGACCTTCGGGATGGGCCAAGTGATCCTGCGGAGAGAGCCTGACGCGGTCGTGATCCCAACCGGTTCGTCTCACTGGGAAGGTTGTTGCCAAGTCGTCTTTGTTCGCGACAAGAACTACTTCGCCAGCCCCGACAGCTACAAGGTTTTCCATGTCCGCTCGGTTCGTTTGGGAGCGGTCAATGGCAATGTGACAGAAATCATTTCGGGCGTGTTGCCGGGCGAAGTGATCGCGACCGACGGCAGCGACGTGCTGCGGGCACAACTCCTCAAAAACAAGCTTGGTGCAGGCTGCGACTGCGTCGCCGAATAA